The DNA sequence TCTTGATAAGCATTACCTCGATAGGTATTACACCTTTGAGAAGAATTTATTTGAGTAGATTTATAAAAGTTATCACATACTCCAAGGTCATTACGATTGTGAATAAACGGTTAATTCGCTTTCTATTCTTTTATATAACCAACTTCCTACATCCCTCTTTCCCACAATCCAGTGCCCGTTTTTCACCCGGACCATTGTGCACGGGATTTATCCAAGATAGGCATAAGATAAAAGGGAACTATAAAACCTGCCGGAAACCCTGTCAACACGCGCACGGTATTAGTGCTCTCCCAGAACCCTAACAACTGAAAGGTACCGTCAACGCCCATCGGAATGATGAACATAATGAACAACCATACGGGTAGGATTGGATAACCTCCTCTCCTGAAAAAGATGAACAACAGCATTAATCCGCCGATAAACATGCCGGTGTAAAAGGAGATGCAACGCGCACACACCGGAAACTTGTAACCCATCCCGAGAACCGGATCGACGGACACGATACCGTTTGTCATAGCGGAACATCCGGATACAGCAAACGCATCCGGATATATACAGAACGAACGCGATGGCACCTGATGACATATAAACGAAAATGCGCGGTAAACACCCTCACCTATTCCCCGGTCGTACATGTAGATGAACGGAGTAGTAAATATAATGGTGTTGAACGTAGCAGTCAAAACCAGGTATATGACGAGAACG is a window from the Candidatus Micrarchaeota archaeon genome containing:
- a CDS encoding DUF2085 domain-containing protein; the encoded protein is MKSPMNAKVPTVLVIYLVLTATFNTIIFTTPFIYMYDRGIGEGVYRAFSFICHQVPSRSFCIYPDAFAVSGCSAMTNGIVSVDPVLGMGYKFPVCARCISFYTGMFIGGLMLLFIFFRRGGYPILPVWLFIMFIIPMGVDGTFQLLGFWESTNTVRVLTGFPAGFIVPFYLMPILDKSRAQWSG